GAGATAACCCCGCCAGCGCGAGTGAGGTTCACCCCATACATCCCGTTCGCGTGGGGACCGCTGGTCAGTTCACAGTCGACCGGTGCATTCAACTGCAGGTGCAACCATGCCGCGAGCAGCGTCGTGGAGGGGGAGTCAGCGGCCCCGGTGACATGGATTGCCGTCACCGGTTCGTAGGGAGGCTGGTCCAAAACGGCAGCCAACTGAGTGCGCCACAGTGTGAGCCGTGTCCACGCGAAGTCCGTGTCGCCAGGGCGGTAGCTGGAGCGCAGCCGCTGCAGTGCACCTTGAGGGTCTGGCTGAGCTGACGCATCCGTTATTCGCCGAGAGGCGATGCGTCCGAGCGGAGAGTCCGCCGGAACCGCCGGGGCGACGCCGGGCCACCACGCTGCAACGGGCGCATCCGGCAAGAGCAGCCCGGTCACGAGGCTCTCCGGGTCGCTGGCCGCCTCACCGTAGACGCGCAGGACAATTACCTCACTGGCACCGG
This sequence is a window from Cryobacterium sp. CG_9.6. Protein-coding genes within it:
- a CDS encoding glucose-6-phosphate dehydrogenase assembly protein OpcA, which codes for MIVDLPDTTTAKISKALVRIREEGGAVALGRVLTLIISSTLGEAEEAITAANDASREHPMRVIVVSTESMDSPHRSSTPRVDAEIRVGGDAGASEVIVLRVYGEAASDPESLVTGLLLPDAPVAAWWPGVAPAVPADSPLGRIASRRITDASAQPDPQGALQRLRSSYRPGDTDFAWTRLTLWRTQLAAVLDQPPYEPVTAIHVTGAADSPSTTLLAAWLHLQLNAPVDCELTSGPHANGMYGVNLTRAGGVISLEREHLGVATLIQPGQPTQDLSLRRRSLRDCLADELRRLDPDDLYGEVITRGLPLLENAVPSKTGVSA